Proteins co-encoded in one Spirosoma endbachense genomic window:
- the pgl gene encoding 6-phosphogluconolactonase yields MQLIIKKNPADLAKAAADFIAKRIKDVLKKSGPNGQDRFTIALSGGSTPKALHELLAKSPYREQIPWAQLHVFWGDERYVPIDDEQSNAGMAYDTLLGHVYTPEDQIHVWRTELEPEAAAADYDRILHEYFGETGPSFDLVLLGMGDDGHTLSLFPGTEVVHEQTAWTKAYFLEQQNMYRLTLTAPIVNRASCVAFLVAGPKKAEPLKEVLEGAYNPDKFPSQVIKPADGELVWMVDEKAAELLKK; encoded by the coding sequence ATGCAACTTATTATTAAAAAGAATCCGGCTGATCTGGCCAAAGCTGCGGCTGATTTTATCGCGAAGCGAATTAAAGACGTTCTGAAGAAGTCGGGTCCCAATGGGCAGGATCGGTTTACGATTGCCCTGTCGGGTGGGAGCACGCCCAAAGCGTTACACGAACTGCTGGCCAAATCGCCCTATCGGGAACAGATTCCGTGGGCACAGTTGCATGTTTTCTGGGGCGACGAGCGTTATGTGCCCATTGACGACGAGCAGAGTAACGCAGGAATGGCCTACGACACGCTGCTGGGCCATGTCTACACGCCCGAAGATCAGATTCACGTCTGGCGCACGGAGCTTGAACCCGAAGCCGCTGCCGCCGATTATGACCGTATTTTACACGAGTATTTCGGCGAAACGGGCCCGTCCTTCGATCTCGTTCTGCTCGGCATGGGCGACGATGGTCATACGCTTTCGCTGTTTCCTGGCACTGAGGTCGTTCATGAACAGACGGCCTGGACAAAAGCCTATTTTCTGGAACAGCAGAATATGTATCGCCTGACGCTGACTGCTCCCATCGTTAACCGGGCATCTTGTGTGGCATTTCTGGTGGCTGGTCCCAAGAAAGCCGAACCCCTGAAAGAGGTACTGGAAGGAGCCTATAATCCGGATAAATTCCCATCACAGGTGATTAAGCCAGCGGATGGGGAACTCGTCTGGATGGTGGATGAAAAAGCGGCTGAGTTGCTGAAAAAGTAA
- the zwf gene encoding glucose-6-phosphate dehydrogenase, with product MIPATNQRPAATVLFIFGGSGDLNLRKLTPALYNLFIDKYLPEHFSVVGIGRSKYTDESFRERLLEGVNEFSRRKDGPWNEFAPSISYLQMDGGDAAAYSAISDFVEARKQEWGESPNVLFYLAVAPQLVPGIATNLAKLELCGDKSHVRIVVEKPFGHDLKTAQELNTLLGGLFAEEQIYRIDHYLGKETVQNILALRFANSLFEPIWNRRYVEHIQITAAETVGLEGRGGYYEGSGALRDMIQNHLLQVLCMVATEAPISFDANEVRNKKVDVLNAIRRIQPDQVKDVAVRGQYGPGKVKDKEMPGYREEEGVDPNSATETFAAIKLFVDNWRWEDVPFYLRTGKSMPEKTTVITVQFKPAPSYAFPGEATGSWEANRLVISIQPAMDIRLRFQAKRPGQTLAIDPVEMVFSYKTAYDGQEPEAYETLLLDALTGDATLFMRADQVEAAWKVVTPIIEAWGNEAPTDFPNYTPGSWGPQAAMDLIEKDGFKWMTK from the coding sequence ATGATCCCAGCTACTAACCAGCGGCCCGCTGCTACCGTACTTTTTATTTTTGGCGGCAGCGGAGACCTCAATTTGCGCAAACTAACTCCCGCGCTTTACAATTTGTTTATCGATAAATACCTGCCTGAACATTTCTCGGTGGTTGGTATCGGGCGAAGCAAGTATACCGACGAAAGCTTTCGGGAACGATTGCTTGAAGGGGTAAATGAATTCTCCCGCCGTAAAGACGGACCCTGGAATGAATTTGCACCCAGTATTTCATACCTGCAAATGGATGGGGGAGATGCAGCCGCTTACTCGGCTATTTCGGATTTTGTCGAGGCCAGGAAACAGGAGTGGGGCGAATCGCCAAATGTCTTGTTCTATCTGGCCGTGGCTCCTCAATTGGTACCGGGCATTGCTACGAATCTGGCCAAGCTTGAACTCTGCGGTGATAAATCCCACGTTCGAATTGTCGTTGAAAAACCATTTGGTCATGATCTGAAAACGGCACAGGAGTTGAACACGCTTCTGGGCGGGTTGTTTGCCGAAGAGCAGATTTATCGTATTGACCACTATCTCGGTAAAGAGACCGTACAAAATATTCTGGCTTTACGCTTTGCGAACTCACTCTTTGAGCCAATCTGGAACCGTCGCTATGTCGAGCATATTCAGATCACTGCCGCCGAAACGGTTGGTCTGGAAGGCCGTGGTGGTTACTATGAAGGTTCGGGTGCCTTGCGCGATATGATCCAGAACCACCTGTTGCAGGTGTTGTGTATGGTCGCAACGGAAGCGCCAATCAGTTTTGATGCGAACGAAGTCCGTAACAAAAAAGTCGACGTACTGAATGCCATCCGGCGGATTCAGCCCGATCAGGTTAAAGACGTTGCGGTTCGCGGACAATATGGGCCCGGTAAAGTGAAGGATAAAGAAATGCCCGGCTATCGGGAAGAAGAGGGCGTAGACCCGAATTCGGCTACCGAAACCTTTGCCGCTATTAAACTATTCGTAGACAACTGGCGCTGGGAAGATGTACCGTTCTATTTGCGGACGGGTAAGTCGATGCCCGAAAAAACAACCGTTATCACCGTTCAGTTTAAGCCCGCTCCCAGTTATGCTTTCCCCGGCGAAGCAACGGGCAGTTGGGAGGCTAACCGACTGGTTATAAGCATTCAGCCTGCTATGGATATCCGGCTTCGGTTCCAGGCAAAGCGGCCAGGCCAGACGCTGGCTATCGATCCTGTTGAAATGGTATTTAGTTATAAAACAGCCTACGACGGTCAGGAGCCAGAAGCCTACGAAACGCTCTTGCTGGATGCCCTGACGGGTGATGCGACGTTATTTATGCGTGCCGATCAGGTTGAAGCCGCCTGGAAGGTTGTAACGCCGATCATCGAAGCCTGGGGCAATGAAGCACCAACTGACTTCCCGAATTATACGCCCGGTTCCTGGGGCCCTCAGGCCGCTATGGACCTGATCGAGAAAGACGGGTTTAAGTGGATGACTAAATAA
- a CDS encoding NADP-dependent malic enzyme → MQQKIRREDALDYHAKGRPGKLEVIPTKEYSTQRDLSLAYSPGVAEPCLAIEANPDDAYKYTAKGNLVAVISNGTAVLGLGDIGAAASKPVMEGKGLLFKIYADIDVFDIELNTKDIDEFARTVKILEPTFGGVNLEDIKAPECFEIEERIKRELNIPVMHDDQHGTAIVSGAALLNALELVGKQIETAQFVFMGAGAAAISCARQYVALGAKLENIVMFDVNGPLRTDRTDLSEIMRPFATSRNIQSLADAFAGADVFVGLSKGNIIGQDLIRSMASDAIVFAMANPTPEISYEDAMAARPDIIMATGRSDYPNQVNNVLGFPYIFRGALDVRATEINEAMKLAATYALAELAKKPVPDIVNLAYGEDNMVFSRTYILPKPVDPRLLATVAPAVAKAAIESGVARMPITDWDAYEQQLARRLGQDNQISRVILTKAKTNPKRVVFADAENLKVLKAAQQVRDEGIAFPILLGETDKIQQIIKDNSLDLGQIPIIDPRAPEQNVLIERFADIYFEKRKRKGVNATEARKMMYYRNYFGAMMVETGEADALISGLTRSYPDTIRPALQIIGKEPGVQKVAGMYILLTKRGPLFFSDTTVNFNPTAEEIVEITEMTARTVERFNIKPRIALVTYSNFGSAKGEDAEKMNRAVEILQKKHPDLIVDGEIQAHLAFNTELLQQNHPFSKLVGEGANTLIFPNLSAANIAYNLMSETAGFDAIGPILLGIRKPVYVLQLGSSEREIVNMVAISVVEAQGK, encoded by the coding sequence CGAAGTCATCCCGACGAAAGAATACAGTACCCAACGTGATCTCTCTCTTGCTTACTCTCCGGGCGTGGCCGAACCGTGTCTGGCCATTGAAGCCAACCCCGATGATGCCTACAAATACACCGCTAAGGGTAACCTCGTCGCTGTTATCAGTAACGGAACAGCCGTTTTAGGCTTAGGCGATATTGGCGCTGCGGCCAGCAAACCCGTTATGGAGGGTAAAGGATTGCTGTTCAAAATCTATGCCGATATCGATGTTTTTGATATCGAACTTAATACGAAAGATATTGACGAGTTCGCCCGAACCGTTAAGATTCTTGAGCCAACCTTCGGCGGTGTAAACCTGGAGGACATCAAGGCCCCTGAATGCTTTGAAATTGAAGAACGGATTAAGCGTGAACTGAATATTCCGGTCATGCACGATGATCAGCATGGAACGGCTATTGTCAGTGGAGCGGCTTTACTCAACGCCCTTGAACTGGTTGGCAAGCAGATCGAAACGGCTCAGTTCGTATTTATGGGAGCTGGAGCTGCGGCTATTTCCTGTGCACGGCAGTATGTGGCCTTAGGCGCGAAGCTTGAGAACATCGTTATGTTCGACGTGAATGGGCCACTTCGCACCGACCGCACCGACCTGAGCGAGATCATGCGGCCTTTTGCAACCTCCCGTAATATTCAGTCACTGGCCGATGCATTTGCCGGAGCGGATGTATTTGTTGGTTTGTCGAAAGGCAATATTATTGGTCAGGATCTGATTCGTTCGATGGCCAGCGATGCGATTGTGTTCGCTATGGCCAATCCAACGCCCGAAATCAGCTACGAAGATGCCATGGCTGCCCGACCCGATATTATCATGGCAACGGGCCGTTCAGACTACCCGAACCAGGTCAACAATGTACTTGGCTTCCCCTACATCTTTCGGGGTGCGCTCGACGTTCGGGCTACTGAAATCAATGAGGCCATGAAGCTGGCGGCAACCTACGCTCTGGCAGAATTGGCCAAAAAACCTGTGCCTGATATCGTTAACCTGGCCTACGGCGAAGACAACATGGTGTTTAGCCGAACGTATATCCTGCCAAAGCCGGTTGATCCACGTCTACTGGCCACCGTTGCGCCCGCTGTAGCGAAAGCGGCCATTGAATCGGGCGTAGCCCGGATGCCTATTACCGACTGGGATGCTTATGAGCAGCAACTCGCCCGGCGACTGGGCCAGGATAATCAGATTTCGCGGGTTATTCTGACCAAAGCAAAGACAAATCCAAAGCGTGTTGTGTTTGCCGATGCAGAAAACCTGAAAGTGCTCAAAGCGGCTCAACAGGTTCGGGATGAGGGCATTGCCTTCCCAATTCTACTGGGCGAAACCGATAAGATCCAGCAAATTATTAAAGACAATAGCCTGGATCTGGGTCAAATACCAATTATCGACCCGCGTGCACCCGAGCAGAATGTATTGATTGAACGCTTTGCCGACATCTATTTTGAGAAACGAAAGCGAAAGGGCGTCAATGCCACCGAAGCGCGCAAAATGATGTATTACCGCAATTACTTCGGTGCTATGATGGTCGAAACGGGTGAGGCTGATGCGCTCATTTCGGGTCTCACGCGCAGTTATCCGGATACGATCCGGCCCGCTTTGCAGATAATCGGGAAAGAGCCGGGTGTGCAGAAAGTGGCCGGTATGTATATTTTGCTGACCAAACGTGGTCCGCTGTTTTTCTCTGACACAACGGTCAATTTTAACCCAACGGCCGAAGAGATCGTTGAAATCACAGAAATGACCGCCCGTACCGTTGAACGCTTCAACATTAAGCCTCGCATTGCTTTAGTGACCTATTCAAACTTCGGGAGTGCGAAGGGAGAAGATGCAGAAAAGATGAATCGGGCAGTCGAGATTTTACAAAAGAAGCACCCTGACCTCATCGTAGACGGCGAAATTCAGGCACACCTTGCCTTCAATACGGAGTTGCTTCAACAGAACCATCCGTTCAGTAAATTAGTAGGTGAAGGCGCGAATACGTTGATTTTCCCGAACCTCTCGGCCGCTAATATTGCCTACAACCTGATGTCGGAAACCGCCGGTTTCGACGCCATCGGGCCAATTCTACTGGGTATCCGTAAGCCAGTCTATGTTTTGCAGCTGGGTTCATCGGAACGCGAAATTGTCAACATGGTTGCCATTTCGGTAGTGGAAGCGCAGGGGAAATAA
- a CDS encoding FUSC family protein, with protein sequence MNRRTRQVNYFLSGQYFSNGLRTTLSILLPSLLLAQVGQLPVGMAMSMGALSVSLSDAPGPIQHRRNGMVATVISGFTVALVTGFARMNDYTLGLEILLFGFLFSMLAVYGNRATSVGTAALLIMILTLDRPLDAVGVLREGGLILAGGIWYTTISLLALQLQPYRSSQQALGLCIHEIAKFMALKADFYNTETDLDTDYRRLVAQQVTVSEKQDEVRDLLFKNRQFVAESTNTSRLLVLTFVDIVDLYEQILSMYYDYAAIRERFGQTGVLNTIARLIRLLSTELDHMGLAVQSIVPSRKPIDFTHALNKLKREIDELGDREGSTLVLKKILVSLRNISQRLATMQAHLATPDTSPTSLDGLEYGRFVSHQEIDLKSLLDNLSLDSSVFRHSVRVALAMLVGFVVTKTLDYGHHSYWVLLTISVILKPAFSLTKQRNIERIIGTFAGGLIGLAILMFIPNKTVHFVLMVLFMIGTYSAQRVNYIVMVICLTPFILILFNFLGISYFGAAEERLLDTILGGVISFVASYLIFPRWESEQLSKPLRDILSANVRYVQFLLAILSGKPINLVDYRLARKDVYVTSANLAAAFERMVSEPKHTQRNERLIYKFVVLNHILSSNVATIISSLLTNEPKTHTSSITRPVKRALFALTDSLRRLDNTSVALASETLSPSLSATDTPATTPDDRLFIEQLNFIQQVSSDISKLVDRLNG encoded by the coding sequence ATGAACAGGCGCACCCGACAAGTCAACTACTTTCTGTCTGGCCAGTATTTTTCGAATGGTCTAAGAACGACCCTGTCTATTCTCCTGCCATCGCTGCTGTTGGCGCAGGTTGGGCAGCTTCCGGTCGGTATGGCGATGTCGATGGGTGCCCTGAGCGTAAGTCTGAGCGATGCGCCCGGTCCGATTCAGCACCGGCGAAATGGTATGGTTGCTACCGTCATATCAGGGTTTACAGTCGCACTGGTAACGGGATTTGCCCGGATGAACGACTATACGCTGGGACTGGAAATCCTGCTCTTCGGGTTTCTTTTTTCCATGCTCGCCGTCTATGGCAATCGCGCAACATCTGTCGGAACAGCGGCTCTGCTGATCATGATTCTCACCCTCGACCGGCCACTCGATGCGGTCGGCGTTTTGCGGGAAGGAGGACTAATTTTGGCCGGGGGCATCTGGTATACAACCATAAGCCTGCTCGCGTTACAACTTCAGCCCTATCGATCATCGCAGCAGGCATTGGGCTTGTGCATTCATGAAATTGCCAAATTCATGGCCCTCAAGGCTGATTTTTACAATACGGAAACCGATTTGGATACTGATTATCGCCGGTTGGTTGCCCAGCAGGTAACCGTTAGTGAAAAGCAGGATGAAGTCCGGGATTTGCTCTTCAAAAATCGCCAGTTTGTTGCCGAATCAACCAATACCAGCCGGTTGCTGGTGCTGACATTTGTGGATATTGTCGACCTCTATGAGCAGATCCTGTCCATGTACTACGATTACGCAGCCATCCGCGAGCGATTTGGGCAAACGGGCGTTCTCAACACGATTGCCCGGCTCATTCGCCTGCTATCGACCGAACTCGACCATATGGGTTTAGCCGTTCAATCTATTGTTCCATCCCGAAAACCGATTGATTTTACGCATGCGCTGAACAAATTGAAACGTGAAATCGATGAGCTCGGCGACCGGGAAGGCAGCACTTTGGTCCTTAAAAAAATTCTGGTCAGTTTACGAAACATCAGCCAGCGGTTGGCCACGATGCAGGCTCATCTGGCGACGCCCGATACGAGTCCGACTTCGCTGGATGGACTCGAATACGGTCGCTTCGTATCTCATCAGGAAATTGATCTGAAATCACTTCTGGATAACCTCAGTCTCGATTCGTCCGTATTCCGGCATTCGGTACGCGTAGCACTGGCCATGCTGGTGGGTTTTGTTGTCACGAAAACACTCGACTACGGCCACCATAGCTATTGGGTGTTGCTGACGATTTCGGTCATTCTGAAACCAGCTTTCAGTTTGACCAAACAACGTAATATTGAACGAATCATCGGTACGTTTGCCGGTGGACTGATCGGGCTGGCCATTCTCATGTTTATTCCGAACAAAACGGTTCATTTTGTGCTGATGGTGTTGTTCATGATTGGCACCTACAGCGCCCAGCGAGTCAACTATATTGTCATGGTCATCTGCCTGACGCCCTTCATACTGATTCTTTTTAACTTTCTGGGTATTAGCTATTTCGGAGCGGCCGAAGAGCGTTTGCTGGATACGATACTTGGCGGAGTTATTTCTTTTGTTGCCAGTTACCTGATTTTCCCCCGGTGGGAGTCGGAACAGTTAAGCAAGCCCTTACGCGATATTCTGAGCGCAAATGTTCGGTATGTGCAGTTTCTGCTTGCCATTCTGTCGGGGAAGCCGATCAACTTGGTTGATTACAGGCTGGCCCGGAAAGACGTTTATGTAACATCGGCCAATCTCGCAGCCGCCTTCGAGCGGATGGTCTCTGAGCCAAAGCATACGCAACGCAATGAGCGGCTCATCTATAAATTCGTGGTACTGAATCACATCCTGTCGTCTAACGTTGCCACGATCATTTCATCGCTGCTCACCAACGAACCCAAAACGCATACATCCTCGATAACCCGCCCGGTTAAACGCGCTCTTTTCGCCTTAACCGATAGCCTTCGCCGACTAGACAATACCTCGGTAGCCCTCGCATCCGAAACACTCTCCCCCAGCCTCTCGGCTACCGACACGCCCGCTACGACTCCCGACGATCGATTATTTATCGAGCAACTAAATTTTATTCAGCAGGTCAGTAGCGACATCAGCAAACTGGTCGATCGGCTCAATGGGTAG
- the rpiB gene encoding ribose 5-phosphate isomerase B — MKIAIGSDHAGFRYKEAIKTFLTGLGHEVIDKGTYAETPSVDYPRFIRPVAEAVAAGDVDRGVVLGGSGNGEAITANRIKGVRCALCWNEESARLGRQHNDANVISLGERMMSEETALKLVHIWLDTPFEGGRHLARIQELDE; from the coding sequence ATGAAAATTGCCATTGGCTCCGACCACGCCGGTTTCCGTTATAAAGAAGCCATCAAAACATTTCTAACCGGCCTCGGCCACGAAGTTATTGACAAAGGCACCTATGCCGAGACGCCATCTGTCGATTATCCCCGGTTTATCCGGCCTGTTGCCGAGGCTGTTGCAGCGGGTGATGTCGATCGGGGCGTTGTTCTGGGGGGATCTGGAAACGGGGAAGCCATCACAGCCAACCGCATCAAAGGCGTTCGGTGCGCCCTGTGCTGGAATGAAGAATCGGCACGATTAGGGCGGCAGCACAACGATGCTAATGTTATTTCCCTTGGCGAACGAATGATGTCGGAAGAAACAGCCCTGAAACTCGTTCACATCTGGCTCGATACGCCATTTGAAGGCGGACGGCACCTGGCCCGCATTCAGGAACTGGACGAGTAA
- a CDS encoding ABC transporter ATP-binding protein yields MPILWKYLKPYRWLAVLALLLAGVAQILALVDPIIFGKLIDEYATNPGAKTDSEKISGVLQLLALAVGVAILSNITKAFQEYMTRLVVQKFGTDIFNDGLKQTLRLSYQEFGDQSSGATLSILQKVRTDTEKFINSFVNVLFSSIVGIGFLIWYAVTKHWALVPVFLIGVLLLGGLTGLLSKQIKTTQRSINRETALLSGVITESLRNIELIKSLGLTFPEIRRLKEQTSRIFELEMFKVKRVRLLSFWQSTTLNVLKQSVLFTLLWLIFRNVLSTGELISMQFISVSIFNPLQDLGNIILAYREAEAGLNSFDQLMQKPIERNPESPVEVGPIERLRFADVIFRHKGASQNAIDGVSFEATLGDTIAFVGPSGSGKSTMVKLLVGLYRPVGGEIYYNDISTKDIRFNPMRRQIGFVTQDTHLFSGTIRENLLFVKPDATEAELLDALDKAACDHLLARSEKGLDTQIGEGGLKMSGGEKQRLSIARALVRHPRLLIFDEATSALDSLTEEEITDTVRSVSALNEQITILIAHRLSTILHANTIFVLEKGKIVETGSHDELVAQKGLYYAMWRQQIGERKTGNVSA; encoded by the coding sequence ATGCCTATTCTCTGGAAATACCTCAAGCCATACCGCTGGCTGGCTGTGCTTGCATTGCTCTTGGCGGGAGTTGCGCAGATTCTCGCCCTGGTCGACCCGATTATTTTCGGGAAACTCATCGACGAATACGCCACTAATCCTGGCGCAAAAACCGATTCTGAAAAAATTTCGGGTGTGTTGCAGCTCCTGGCCCTGGCTGTTGGTGTTGCCATACTGTCTAATATAACGAAGGCGTTTCAGGAGTACATGACGCGCCTGGTTGTTCAGAAGTTTGGTACCGATATTTTCAACGACGGGCTTAAACAAACGCTGCGATTGTCGTATCAGGAATTTGGCGATCAGAGCAGTGGCGCAACGCTGTCTATTCTGCAAAAGGTACGCACAGACACCGAGAAGTTTATCAACTCCTTCGTGAACGTCCTGTTTTCGTCCATTGTGGGTATAGGCTTCCTGATCTGGTATGCCGTAACGAAGCATTGGGCGCTTGTACCTGTGTTTCTGATTGGCGTACTATTGCTCGGTGGTCTGACCGGTCTGCTCAGCAAGCAGATCAAAACGACACAGCGATCGATCAACCGCGAAACAGCTCTGCTATCGGGGGTTATCACCGAATCGCTGCGAAATATCGAACTGATCAAAAGTCTGGGCCTGACGTTTCCGGAAATTCGCCGACTGAAAGAGCAAACCAGTCGAATTTTCGAGTTAGAAATGTTTAAAGTAAAGCGGGTTCGGCTGCTATCATTCTGGCAAAGCACTACGCTCAATGTGCTGAAACAGTCGGTGTTATTTACGCTACTCTGGTTGATATTCCGGAATGTGCTCAGCACGGGGGAGCTGATCTCCATGCAGTTTATTTCGGTCTCGATATTCAACCCGTTGCAGGATCTGGGCAATATAATTCTGGCCTACCGGGAAGCAGAAGCTGGTTTGAACAGTTTCGATCAATTGATGCAGAAACCGATCGAACGAAATCCTGAATCACCCGTAGAAGTAGGGCCAATCGAACGGTTGCGTTTTGCGGATGTGATCTTTCGCCACAAAGGGGCCAGTCAAAATGCCATCGACGGCGTTTCATTTGAGGCCACGCTGGGCGATACCATCGCTTTTGTGGGGCCATCGGGGTCCGGGAAATCGACGATGGTTAAACTGCTGGTAGGACTTTATCGGCCTGTGGGTGGCGAAATCTATTACAACGACATATCAACCAAAGATATACGGTTTAACCCAATGCGTCGCCAGATCGGTTTCGTCACCCAGGATACCCACCTGTTCTCCGGCACCATTCGCGAAAATCTGTTATTTGTCAAACCCGATGCCACAGAAGCCGAGTTACTCGATGCACTGGACAAAGCGGCCTGTGATCATCTACTGGCTCGCTCCGAAAAAGGGCTTGATACCCAGATTGGCGAAGGCGGCCTTAAGATGTCGGGTGGCGAAAAACAACGGCTATCTATTGCCCGGGCGCTGGTTCGCCATCCCCGGTTGTTGATTTTCGATGAAGCTACGTCTGCGCTGGACTCACTGACCGAGGAAGAAATTACGGATACGGTTCGAAGTGTATCGGCCTTAAATGAGCAGATCACCATTTTGATTGCTCACCGACTTTCGACCATTTTGCACGCCAATACGATTTTTGTGCTCGAAAAGGGCAAGATTGTTGAAACAGGCAGTCACGATGAACTCGTTGCCCAGAAGGGCCTCTATTATGCCATGTGGCGGCAACAAATCGGCGAACGGAAAACCGGAAACGTTAGTGCATAA
- the trpS gene encoding tryptophan--tRNA ligase, with the protein MARILTGIQSSGRPHLGNILGAIKPAIDLSKHPDNESFLFIADLHSLTTIKDGPTRREFTKSVAATWLAFGLDTSKNTFWRQSRVAEHTELCWYLSCFTPIPMLNNATSFKEKSDRATGAVNTGLFVYPVLQAADILLYDAEIIPVGKDQRQHIEMTRDIASTFNRQYDDEVFVLPEPRIDDRLMTIPGIDGAKMSKSYNNYIDIFLPENELWKVIKKIKSDSTPLEEPKNPDTDITFQLYSLLASVEQTAALRGLYEGGNYGYGTAKKALYELILSQFATERERYNYYIIDNPDALEAELQAGEEKARAVAGKTIARVREKLGFN; encoded by the coding sequence ATGGCACGCATATTAACTGGTATTCAAAGCAGCGGACGACCGCATTTAGGCAATATTCTGGGGGCCATCAAACCCGCCATCGACTTATCCAAACATCCAGACAACGAGTCATTTCTGTTCATCGCTGATTTACACTCCCTGACAACGATTAAGGATGGGCCAACGCGCCGGGAGTTTACAAAATCGGTAGCTGCAACCTGGCTGGCATTCGGTTTGGATACCAGCAAGAACACCTTCTGGAGACAGTCGCGGGTAGCCGAGCATACCGAGTTATGCTGGTATCTGAGTTGCTTTACACCGATTCCGATGCTCAACAACGCAACCTCGTTCAAGGAAAAATCAGATCGGGCTACGGGTGCGGTGAATACTGGCCTGTTTGTTTATCCGGTTTTGCAGGCTGCCGATATTCTGCTCTATGACGCCGAAATTATTCCCGTTGGGAAAGATCAGCGGCAACACATCGAAATGACCCGCGACATTGCCAGTACGTTTAACCGGCAATACGACGATGAGGTGTTTGTTCTACCCGAACCGCGAATCGACGATCGGTTAATGACCATTCCCGGCATCGACGGCGCTAAGATGAGTAAGTCATACAACAACTACATCGATATTTTTCTGCCGGAAAATGAGTTGTGGAAAGTGATCAAGAAGATCAAATCTGATTCGACGCCCCTGGAGGAACCGAAGAATCCAGATACCGACATTACATTTCAGCTGTATTCGCTGTTGGCGTCGGTTGAGCAGACCGCAGCCTTGCGTGGCCTATATGAAGGTGGCAATTATGGCTACGGAACGGCTAAAAAAGCGCTCTACGAACTCATTCTCAGCCAGTTCGCTACAGAGCGTGAACGATACAATTACTACATAATTGACAATCCGGATGCGCTTGAAGCCGAACTTCAGGCTGGAGAAGAAAAAGCCCGCGCTGTGGCCGGAAAAACCATTGCGCGGGTTCGGGAAAAATTAGGCTTTAATTAA